Below is a window of Planococcus rifietoensis DNA.
AGAATTGATGAAGATCAAGATAAACACGAGCACTGAAACCGTTTGGACCGCGGCATTGAATGTAGCCAGCCGGTAATTCCAATAGCCGGCGCGCCATTGCCAAATGCCAAGCGACAACTCCAGGACGATGACGAGTGCAATGAATGGCCAATACGACAACAGCACGTCCTGGTTGAATACTGCCATTTGAAAGCGCAAGCCTTCCCCATCGTCAGTGTAAATGCCGAGTACTTTATCGGCATTGAAATAGACCGTCGTCCAGATGACCATCCAAATTAAACTGCCGAAGATCTGACTTTTTGCCACTTTCGCTTCCACCGGCTCGAGCAGCGCCTCCTGCCCTCCCCACTCTTTCAAGTCATCCGGCGTCCACTCGCCCATCGTCAGCCCGAGCGGCGTCTCCACGCCCGATTTATCCGCCCAGTCCATCACGGCAACGACGAGTGTGATCCAGAACAAAGTCTGCATGATGGTATTGAAGATCGCGCTGATGATGTTGCCGATCAACGAGCCGAGCACCGTGATTAGCGTCTCGTCCTGGCCGATCCCTGAAACGATGCCGACGATGGTCACGACAATGAGCGTGATGAGAACTGCCAACGGAATGACCAGCCTTAGCAAGCGGACATATAAATCGAAATAGCGCGGGCCGATCAAGTAACGCCTCACTTTTCCGTAATGCTCCGCCATGAGTGCTGGATGGCCGAATTCCTGGAGGACAGCCCGCTCTTCGCTTTCGCTACTGTCTGCCGTGAGCCGTTCCGAAAGTTTGCTTCTCAGGTCTTTTTCCGCGTCCTGGCGTTTTTCTTGCGGCAGCCGTTCCAGCACTGCCCGAATATACCGTTCACTTAGCTTCATAACCCCATCTCCTTTTGAGGCGGCCTATTATTAGCTCTATCATGAAGGATTTTTCTGGAAAATTCAATATAATAATCGGATTATTCTAATATTAAAATCCACTTAGGTTCCCTCTTTCTACGACAAAACCCGGCTGTCTGGTCAACAGCCGGGTTTTGTTTCTTCTATTGAAAAAGATGCTTCATCAATCGAGCTTGATCGTGATGGTTTGTGCGGGTGCGAGCAGCTCTCCATCCGCAGCGAATAGCTTGCTGGTGGTCAACTTAATTTCTTGTGCCCCATCTTCCACGATGAAGCCAACATTTCCTGATTTTACTTCTCCGGGTTTCAGCCCTTCATTCAACGATTCCAAATACACGTCATCTTCCCAAGTCTTCACTTCGCCGCTTTCTGTCTCGATCAATGCGACTGGCGCAAAATTCACTTCTTCGCTCGCAGCATTGTTGATTTCAACAAAGAACTTTGCCAGCTCGAATTCCTGGTCATGCGTGTAGGAATGGTAAAAATCGATCAAGCTATAATCCGGCGTGTATTGCAGCAGCTTCGTTTCATGGATGGTCAGCTCGATATCGCCGATCTGCACCTTCTGAGGCTCCATATTGGCTGCCAATAGCTCCAAGCCGCCTTTTGCATCACGCGCTTTCTGGCCAGGTTCCTGCAAGCGCCGGTCGTCGCTCACTTGTGGGCTAAGGACATAGTGTTCCGTGTACGCGGGTGCTTCCGCTAAAGACGCCGCAGTCGCCGTCCCCTGTGCTGTCTCATTCTGGCAGCCCCATAACATTGCCAATGGGACGATCAGCCATGCTAATCTCGCTTTCATCCAATCCGCTCCCTGCTATCGTTTATTGTTTGTCGTCGATCGTTACGTCCGCGCCCATCAAGTCGAAGATGATGCCGGCATGATCCGTATTGTCCAGTTGCCCTGCAAATTTCTGGCTCGCTGGCCCGTAAGCATAAACCGGCACGTCTTCTCCGGTATGGCCGCCAGTTGTCCAGCCTGTGTGCGAACGTTTATCGAAAATGCGCTCGATGGCGTTATCGATGTCCAAATATTCACCTTCGTCGGCTGCTTTTTTGACAGAAGCGATTTCTTCTTCAGTCAAGTCCAAGTCGATATAGCGTTCCAAGGTTTCCTCTACGCCGGCACCTTCCGTAATCTCAGAAGCCATGAAATCCGGTGTGCGCTGTGCAGCGAGAATTGGCTCCGCGAACCAATTATAGACGCCGTCTGCGCCGATCGAGAAACCGCCTGTCGAGTGGTCAGCTGTCGCCACAACCAATGTATTTTCATCTTGCTTGGCGAATTCGATCGCTGCCTGGAATGCTCGGTCGTAATCCTCCATCTCGCTCATCGCCGCGACGATATCGTTGTCATGGCCTGCCCAGTCGACTTGGCTGCCTTCGATCATCAGGAAGAAGCCGTCCTCGTCCTGTTCCAAGCGGTCGATCGCAGAACGCGTCATGTCTTCAAGAGACGGCACACTGTCTTCGCGGTCGATCATCTTCGGCAAGCCGCCTTCTGCGAACAGCCCGAGCACTTGCCCGTCGTCATTGGCGAGCAGCTCTTCTTTCGATGTCACATAACCATAGCCGGATTCCTGGAATTCCTCCGTCAAATCGCGGTCCGTGCGGTCGAATAGCTTCGTGCCCCCGCCGAGCAAGACGTCGATTTTATGTTCGCCGTCGATGCGCTCGTCGAAATAATCATCAGCGATGGCGTTCATGTTGCGGCGGCTGATATCGTGCGCGCCGAATGATGCCGGCGTCGCGTGGGTGATTTCAGAACTTGCTACAAGTCCGGTCGCTTTGCCTTGTTCTTTCGCCGCTTCCAAGACGGTTTTCACTTCCGATTCATCGTTGTCGACCGCGATGGCGTTGTTATAGGTTTTGATGCCTGCTGCCATGGCAGTGGCGGCCGACGCTGAATCGGTGACATTTTGTTGCGCATCTTCCGGATAGGTCATTTGCTGCCCGACCAAATAAGAATCGAAAGACATTTCATCCGCGAAACGCGCAGAAGGATCATCCTGCAAATAACGATATGCGGATGTATAGGATGTGCCAACGCCGTCGCCGATCAGGAAGATGACGTTTTTCGGTGCATCTTTGTCTTTGCCTTTCTCTTTCCCTTTCCCTTTGCCAGGGTTTTTGTGTTCTTTATGTACTTCGGCTTTGCCATTCCCGTGCGCTTCAGCTGGCGCGGACGGGGTAAAGCTCGTCACGGCAACCGCTGCCACCACGGCGGCTGGAACAATTTTTTTCATTGATTTTCGGATCATCTGGCATTCCTCCTCGTGTTTGTTGACCATCGCCAGTGTATCGAAGGAATATTAAGGAATTGTTGAGGGCGTGTATGGAATTTGTTAAAGAAATTCTATTTCCCGGGAAATAATTTTGGGGGGATTTCCAAATTAAAAACCGGCCTCCATTAAGGAAGCCGGTTTTTGGCCGATCAATCTTCGCGATCGACGAGTGATTTGTTTTTCTGGAATTTACGGAGTATTTCATAGACGACCGGCACGACCACGAGTGTCAGCAAGGTCGAGGACAATAAGCCGCCGATGACGGTGATCGCCAAGTCTTGGGAGACGAGGCCACCGCCACCGCTTGAGAGTGCCATTGGAATCATGGCCCCAATCGTAGCGATGGCTGTCATCAGGATCGGCCGCAGACGCGTCGTTCCTGCTTCAAGCAAGGCGTTGCGCACCGTCATGCCTTCGCGTTCCATATGGATGACCCGGTCGACAAGGACGATGGCGTTCGTTACGACAATCCCGATGAGCATGAGCAGCCCCATCATGACCGATACGGAAATTGTCTGGCCTGTGACATATAGGCCGACAAATGCACCGATGACCGCAAACGGCAGCGAGAATAGGATGGCGAATGGCGCAAGCCCGCCGCCGAACGTCACGACCAGGATAAAGTAAACGATCGCGATTGCCGCTGCCATCGCCAGGCCAAGCTGTGTGAAGGTTTCATTGATATCCGCCGTCACGCCGCCGGTTTCTACCGTCACGCCTGTCGGAAGATCCAGTTGATCCACATTTTCCTGGACGGCCGCACTTGGCGCAGACACGTCATTGCCCGTCACCGTGCCGGAAACAGTCGCATAATAAGCGCCTTCCGAACGGCTCAAGGTATTCAAGGTGGTGCCTTCTTCGACTTCGACCAATTCGCCGACAGTCATCATGGTACCTGCAGCTGTTGGCACAGGCGTCTCCAGAAGCTCTTCAAAAGTCGCTGCGTCTTGCTGGGCATCACGCTGGACAATGACTTCAAGTTCGCCGCCGTCTGTATTGACGGTCGTCAGCACTTCATTTTGGCCCCCGCCGGACAAAGCCATCGCGACTTGTCCCGCCGTCAGGCCATATTGGAGAATTTCCTGCTGTTCGATGCGTAAAGTATGTTCGACATAAGGATCTTCCGCATCGGAGGTCACTTCTT
It encodes the following:
- a CDS encoding DUF4352 domain-containing protein, with protein sequence MKARLAWLIVPLAMLWGCQNETAQGTATAASLAEAPAYTEHYVLSPQVSDDRRLQEPGQKARDAKGGLELLAANMEPQKVQIGDIELTIHETKLLQYTPDYSLIDFYHSYTHDQEFELAKFFVEINNAASEEVNFAPVALIETESGEVKTWEDDVYLESLNEGLKPGEVKSGNVGFIVEDGAQEIKLTTSKLFAADGELLAPAQTITIKLD
- a CDS encoding alkaline phosphatase, which encodes MIRKSMKKIVPAAVVAAVAVTSFTPSAPAEAHGNGKAEVHKEHKNPGKGKGKEKGKDKDAPKNVIFLIGDGVGTSYTSAYRYLQDDPSARFADEMSFDSYLVGQQMTYPEDAQQNVTDSASAATAMAAGIKTYNNAIAVDNDESEVKTVLEAAKEQGKATGLVASSEITHATPASFGAHDISRRNMNAIADDYFDERIDGEHKIDVLLGGGTKLFDRTDRDLTEEFQESGYGYVTSKEELLANDDGQVLGLFAEGGLPKMIDREDSVPSLEDMTRSAIDRLEQDEDGFFLMIEGSQVDWAGHDNDIVAAMSEMEDYDRAFQAAIEFAKQDENTLVVATADHSTGGFSIGADGVYNWFAEPILAAQRTPDFMASEITEGAGVEETLERYIDLDLTEEEIASVKKAADEGEYLDIDNAIERIFDKRSHTGWTTGGHTGEDVPVYAYGPASQKFAGQLDNTDHAGIIFDLMGADVTIDDKQ